One part of the Acinetobacter sp. XS-4 genome encodes these proteins:
- a CDS encoding cytochrome ubiquinol oxidase subunit I: MSLGLTALELARIQFAFTVSFHIIFPATSIGLACFLAVLEWKWLRTQNPIYKDLFKYWIKIFAVAFGMGVVSGVVMSYQFGTNWSEFSRVAGSITGPLLTYEVLSAFFLEAGFLGIMLFGWGRVGPRAHFFATLMVAIGTCISMFWILSSNSWMQTPQGFAIENGIIVPKDWFAIVFNPSFPYRFAHMGAAAFLVSSLLVVGTSAWHLVKGRRDELVKKSFSMGLWMVLVTSCLQVVIGDNHGLNTREHQPAKLAAMEGHWETNHNEPMPLLLFAIPDMKEERNHFEVGVPYLGSLILTHSLDGQVTGLKDFAPEDRPNSTIVFWSFRVMVGLGVLMVTLSLIALWLRKRGKLYETSWFHKFALVMGPSGYVAMLAGWVTTEVGRQPWVVYGIMRTKDGLSHTVSAEQVGLSLFIFVVVYTIVFGSGIYYTLKLINKGPEFIDTQNTEAGGVGHFKTPMRPLSAVDENIDSKQNSGENRHD; encoded by the coding sequence ATGAGCCTCGGTCTAACCGCTCTAGAATTAGCGCGAATACAATTTGCTTTTACAGTATCCTTCCATATTATTTTTCCGGCCACCTCTATCGGTCTTGCCTGTTTTTTAGCAGTGTTAGAGTGGAAGTGGTTAAGAACCCAGAACCCGATTTATAAAGATCTATTTAAATACTGGATTAAGATCTTTGCCGTTGCCTTTGGTATGGGTGTGGTCTCGGGTGTGGTCATGAGTTACCAGTTCGGTACTAACTGGAGTGAATTTTCACGTGTTGCAGGAAGTATTACTGGTCCTTTACTGACCTATGAAGTCTTGAGTGCCTTCTTCTTAGAAGCAGGTTTCTTAGGCATTATGTTATTTGGCTGGGGACGTGTTGGTCCTCGAGCCCATTTCTTTGCGACACTTATGGTTGCGATCGGAACATGTATTTCCATGTTCTGGATTTTATCTTCCAATAGCTGGATGCAGACACCTCAAGGCTTCGCCATCGAAAATGGCATTATTGTGCCAAAAGACTGGTTTGCAATTGTCTTTAACCCATCCTTTCCTTACCGCTTTGCCCACATGGGTGCAGCAGCCTTCTTGGTTTCATCATTATTGGTCGTTGGAACATCTGCATGGCATTTAGTAAAAGGCCGTCGCGATGAATTGGTGAAAAAATCGTTCTCGATGGGTCTTTGGATGGTGCTGGTGACTTCATGTTTACAAGTGGTGATTGGCGATAATCACGGTTTAAACACCCGTGAACATCAACCTGCCAAACTTGCAGCAATGGAAGGACACTGGGAAACCAATCACAATGAGCCTATGCCTTTATTGTTATTCGCAATTCCAGATATGAAAGAAGAACGTAACCACTTCGAAGTGGGTGTTCCTTATTTGGGTAGCTTAATTTTAACGCATAGCTTAGATGGCCAAGTGACAGGTTTAAAAGATTTCGCACCTGAAGACCGTCCCAATTCAACGATTGTTTTCTGGAGCTTCCGTGTGATGGTAGGCCTTGGTGTACTCATGGTCACCCTGTCTTTAATTGCACTTTGGCTACGTAAACGCGGAAAACTCTATGAAACATCATGGTTCCATAAATTTGCCTTGGTGATGGGACCATCTGGTTATGTCGCTATGCTTGCAGGTTGGGTAACCACTGAGGTTGGCCGTCAACCGTGGGTGGTGTACGGTATTATGAGAACTAAAGATGGACTTTCACATACGGTTTCTGCAGAACAAGTCGGACTGAGCCTGTTTATTTTTGTGGTGGTCTATACCATCGTTTTTGGGAGTGGTATTTACTACACCTTAAAACTGATTAATAAAGGCCCTGAATTTATCGACACACAAAATACCGAAGCAGGCGGCGTTGGACACTTTAAAACACCAATGCGTCCACTTAGTGCAGTCGATGAAAATATTGACAGCAAACAAAACTCTGGGGAGAACCGTCATGATTGA
- the cydB gene encoding cytochrome d ubiquinol oxidase subunit II: MIDLSLIWVGIIGLGVMIYVVMDGFDLGIGIMFPFIKNSQERDVMMNTVAPVWDGNETWMVLGGAGLYAAFPLVYSTVLSALYLPIIFMVIALIFRGVAFEFRFKAHRTKHLWDLAFIWGSVLTSFLQGIILGAYIQGIKTENGIYAGGSLDWLSPFTIFTGIGVVAMYATLGCGWLILKTEKGLQQRMYELMPKLIIALLIIFGGVSLYTPLTHPEIADRWFSLPNLFYFSPVPILVLLFVGLILSACKKQQHDLKPFIYTLALVFLAFTGFVISLWPYIIPPSVTIWQAAAPHSSQMFALVGALILIPIIIAYTIVSYWVFRDKVRVGDEGYH; this comes from the coding sequence ATGATTGATCTTTCTTTAATATGGGTCGGTATTATCGGTTTAGGTGTCATGATTTATGTGGTCATGGACGGCTTCGACTTAGGAATCGGGATTATGTTCCCATTCATTAAGAACAGCCAAGAACGTGACGTGATGATGAATACCGTAGCTCCTGTCTGGGATGGTAATGAAACATGGATGGTTCTCGGTGGTGCTGGTCTATATGCTGCATTTCCACTGGTCTATTCAACAGTTTTATCAGCACTCTATTTACCGATCATTTTCATGGTGATTGCCCTGATTTTCCGTGGCGTTGCTTTTGAATTCCGTTTCAAAGCCCATCGCACTAAACATCTTTGGGACTTGGCTTTTATTTGGGGTTCAGTTTTAACCAGCTTCCTGCAAGGGATTATTTTAGGTGCTTATATTCAAGGGATTAAAACCGAAAATGGTATTTATGCGGGTGGATCACTTGACTGGTTATCTCCATTTACGATCTTCACAGGTATTGGCGTAGTTGCCATGTATGCCACTTTAGGATGTGGATGGCTCATCTTAAAAACTGAAAAAGGCTTGCAGCAACGTATGTATGAGCTTATGCCAAAGCTAATTATTGCGTTGCTCATTATTTTTGGTGGCGTGAGTTTATATACTCCGTTAACTCATCCTGAAATTGCAGATCGCTGGTTCTCTTTACCAAACCTGTTTTATTTTAGCCCTGTGCCTATTTTGGTCTTATTATTTGTCGGCCTGATTTTATCAGCGTGTAAAAAGCAGCAACATGACCTCAAGCCATTTATATATACACTGGCTCTAGTTTTCCTTGCATTTACAGGCTTCGTCATTAGTTTATGGCCATATATTATTCCGCCATCAGTGACTATTTGGCAGGCAGCGGCCCCTCACTCAAGCCAGATGTTTGCTTTGGTTGGCGCACTTATTCTGATTCCGATCATTATTGCTTACACCATTGTGTCTTACTGGGTATTCAGAGACAAAGTTCGTGTAGGTGATGAAGGCTATCACTAA
- a CDS encoding PLP-dependent aminotransferase family protein: MYKSEQLAHSIRQLIESGTLNAHEKLPSLRDQVQRSGFSLMTVMNAYQELESQGLIYSKEKSGYFVAEQIALKPLEQYSVVSLNSKIEINSLVFKYLKSIQHESIIPFGSAFPDSQLLYAPKLIQIMGQLARQKNSYDQTTSLPPGNLALRKLIAQRYCMQGIQTDPDDIVITSGGLDALNLSLQAVAQPGDYILLQQNVFYGAWQAAERLGLKVITIPEHPQHGFDLEAFEQVIQTYPIKVCWLMLNAHNPIGFTVSDDIKYKIAKLLHEHQIYLIEDDVYEELFYGGQKPLSMKYFDQQNLVLHCSSFSKTLGAGFRVGWVYAGKFSDHIQHLQLMSTISVNALIQNALVEFLSHHHYEKHLRTLRLSLERYKKQFYHYLKQNLPASCELYYYPSGYFLWVKLPSTLDSMRVYEELIQQHIGVAPSQLFSVLPSQQHYLRINCSFEWNAKIQDALDQIIKTIQQ, encoded by the coding sequence ATGTATAAATCTGAACAACTTGCCCATAGTATTCGCCAACTTATTGAAAGTGGCACTTTAAATGCGCATGAAAAATTACCTTCATTAAGAGATCAGGTACAACGCTCTGGTTTTAGCTTAATGACTGTCATGAATGCCTATCAAGAACTTGAATCGCAAGGTCTTATCTATTCAAAAGAAAAATCAGGTTATTTCGTTGCCGAGCAAATTGCACTAAAGCCACTCGAGCAATATTCAGTGGTTTCACTTAACTCTAAAATTGAAATTAACTCGTTAGTTTTTAAATATCTTAAATCGATTCAACATGAATCTATCATACCTTTTGGCTCAGCCTTTCCCGATAGTCAGCTTTTATATGCGCCAAAGTTAATTCAAATTATGGGGCAGCTTGCGCGTCAAAAAAACAGTTATGACCAAACTACAAGCTTACCTCCGGGTAATTTAGCGTTAAGAAAACTTATTGCTCAACGCTACTGTATGCAAGGAATACAGACCGACCCAGATGACATTGTCATTACATCTGGCGGATTAGATGCACTTAATCTTTCTTTGCAAGCAGTTGCTCAGCCGGGTGATTATATTTTATTACAGCAAAATGTCTTTTATGGCGCTTGGCAGGCAGCAGAACGTTTAGGGTTAAAAGTGATTACCATTCCTGAACATCCTCAACATGGTTTTGACCTAGAGGCTTTTGAACAGGTTATTCAAACATATCCAATTAAAGTGTGTTGGCTCATGCTGAATGCACATAACCCGATTGGTTTTACAGTCAGTGATGACATTAAATATAAAATTGCCAAGTTGCTTCACGAACATCAAATTTATTTGATTGAAGATGATGTCTATGAAGAGCTTTTTTATGGCGGCCAAAAACCACTTTCGATGAAGTATTTTGACCAGCAAAATCTAGTGCTTCACTGCTCGTCTTTTTCTAAAACATTAGGTGCAGGTTTTCGGGTCGGTTGGGTCTATGCAGGTAAATTTTCAGACCATATTCAGCACTTGCAGCTCATGAGTACCATTTCAGTAAATGCACTCATTCAAAATGCATTGGTTGAGTTTTTGTCTCATCATCATTATGAAAAGCACTTGCGTACTCTACGACTTTCACTCGAACGTTATAAAAAACAGTTTTATCATTATTTAAAACAAAACCTTCCTGCTTCATGCGAATTGTACTACTACCCAAGTGGTTATTTTCTTTGGGTTAAACTCCCTAGCACTCTAGACAGTATGCGAGTTTATGAAGAGTTGATCCAACAGCATATTGGCGTAGCCCCAAGCCAATTATTTAGTGTTTTACCCTCGCAGCAGCATTATTTAAGAATCAACTGCTCTTTTGAATGGAACGCTAAAATTCAAGATGCATTAGATCAAATCATTAAAACAATTCAGCAATAA
- a CDS encoding LysR family transcriptional regulator — MEIDEELTLKKIQIFLAFMRCGNLSKTATEMELSNVSVHKALHSLESALRCPLFKNEGRNLIPLKSAYVFEERAQKIVQDIFITVNKTREAAGFAAKVLHLGSLYSLTVNTIPNVISGLKLRRSELDIQLLLSSNQDLVKKLKATELDAIIVALNETTQDDDFEILPMFSDDIFLAVNKDSKYADFKDIDLSLLKEETFLTLTKGFATHNDSDIIFKKAGFSPKVALQVNDIFTLISMVSSGVGFALLPGRISAVYESSVKLIPLKQQYHMQQEIGLVFLKSKERDPNLLALIAECRMFASNFKNKKDRC, encoded by the coding sequence ATGGAAATTGATGAAGAACTTACCCTAAAAAAAATACAGATTTTTTTAGCTTTTATGCGCTGCGGTAATTTGTCTAAAACAGCAACAGAAATGGAGCTGAGCAATGTCAGTGTTCATAAAGCCTTACACTCTTTAGAAAGTGCTTTACGTTGTCCTCTTTTTAAAAATGAAGGCCGTAACCTGATTCCTTTAAAAAGTGCTTATGTGTTTGAAGAGCGGGCTCAAAAAATCGTACAAGACATTTTTATTACCGTAAATAAAACCAGAGAAGCTGCGGGTTTTGCAGCCAAGGTCTTACATTTAGGTTCTCTTTATTCTCTAACTGTTAATACGATTCCAAATGTGATTAGCGGTCTTAAACTCAGACGTAGTGAGCTTGATATTCAACTTTTACTCAGCTCAAATCAGGACTTGGTGAAAAAACTTAAGGCAACCGAGCTTGATGCCATTATCGTGGCTTTAAATGAAACCACTCAAGATGATGACTTTGAAATTTTGCCGATGTTTTCAGACGATATCTTTCTGGCAGTTAATAAAGATTCAAAATATGCCGATTTTAAAGACATTGATTTAAGCCTTTTAAAGGAAGAAACTTTTCTAACTTTAACTAAGGGTTTTGCAACTCATAACGACAGCGACATCATTTTTAAAAAAGCTGGTTTTTCACCTAAAGTTGCTTTACAGGTCAATGATATCTTTACCCTAATTAGTATGGTCAGCTCTGGCGTCGGCTTTGCTCTACTACCCGGTCGTATTTCTGCGGTTTATGAAAGTTCAGTTAAACTTATTCCGCTCAAACAGCAATATCACATGCAACAAGAAATTGGTCTCGTCTTTTTAAAAAGTAAAGAGCGCGATCCAAACTTACTTGCTCTGATTGCTGAATGTCGAATGTTTGCCTCTAATTTCAAAAATAAAAAAGACCGTTGTTAG
- the madM gene encoding malonate transporter subunit MadM produces MVELLLKDLTHLGLITAFALIALIMWLSTKLSKYLTKGRVHASAIAIVIGLILAWFGGKMTGGEKGITDLALFTGVGLMGGAMLRDFTIVATAFEVQATEAKKAGFIGAFSLFLGTILPFIVGCMFAWIFGYRDAVSITTIGAGAVTYIVGPVTGAAIGASSEVMALSIATGLVKAICVMVSTPLTAKFMGLDNPRSAMIFGGLAGTVSGVSAGLAATDRRLVPYGALTATFHTGLGCLMGPTVLFFAVKALVG; encoded by the coding sequence ATGGTTGAATTATTATTAAAAGACTTAACTCATTTAGGTTTAATTACAGCTTTCGCCTTAATTGCTTTAATTATGTGGCTGTCGACCAAGCTATCTAAATATTTAACCAAGGGACGAGTGCATGCTTCAGCAATTGCCATTGTGATTGGTTTAATCTTGGCATGGTTTGGCGGAAAAATGACAGGCGGTGAAAAGGGCATAACTGATCTTGCGCTCTTTACTGGTGTCGGACTCATGGGCGGTGCAATGCTTCGTGACTTTACTATTGTCGCAACTGCATTTGAGGTACAGGCGACTGAGGCGAAAAAAGCCGGATTTATTGGCGCATTCTCTTTATTTCTCGGAACCATTTTGCCATTTATTGTCGGTTGTATGTTTGCATGGATTTTTGGCTATCGTGATGCAGTAAGTATTACTACAATTGGCGCAGGTGCAGTGACTTATATTGTAGGGCCAGTTACGGGTGCTGCCATTGGTGCGAGTTCTGAGGTCATGGCGCTCTCAATTGCAACTGGGCTGGTGAAAGCAATTTGTGTAATGGTTTCAACACCGCTGACCGCAAAATTTATGGGATTAGACAATCCACGTTCTGCCATGATTTTTGGTGGCTTAGCAGGAACTGTAAGTGGTGTGTCAGCTGGTTTAGCAGCTACAGATCGCCGTTTAGTGCCTTACGGTGCGCTCACGGCAACGTTCCATACAGGTCTTGGCTGCTTAATGGGGCCGACTGTTTTGTTCTTTGCTGTTAAAGCTTTAGTTGGTTAA
- the madL gene encoding malonate transporter subunit MadL, which produces MIIYGVGLLALCTLVGVIVGDLLGVLLGVKSNVGGVGIAMILLICIRLWMEKRGVMTVETEKGVSFWGTMYIPVVVAMAAQQNVVTALSSGHMALFAAVVSVVVCTFTIAGLSRYNKASPLPKEEDTTLNRIGGKVHG; this is translated from the coding sequence ATGATTATATATGGAGTTGGTTTACTCGCACTTTGCACCTTGGTAGGTGTTATTGTTGGCGATCTGTTGGGCGTTTTATTGGGTGTAAAGTCCAATGTTGGTGGCGTGGGTATCGCCATGATTTTACTCATTTGCATACGGTTATGGATGGAAAAACGTGGTGTTATGACAGTTGAAACCGAAAAAGGCGTTTCATTCTGGGGCACTATGTATATCCCTGTTGTTGTTGCTATGGCAGCACAACAAAATGTGGTTACAGCATTATCTAGTGGACATATGGCACTCTTTGCGGCGGTAGTTTCGGTTGTCGTTTGTACATTTACGATTGCAGGTTTAAGTCGTTATAACAAAGCAAGCCCTTTACCTAAGGAAGAAGACACCACATTAAACCGCATTGGAGGCAAAGTTCATGGTTGA
- the mdcH gene encoding malonate decarboxylase subunit epsilon produces MASIWVYPGQGVQRSNMLHDLPQTALVKEYLERASNALKEDVLMLDSPVALQSTRAVQLCLLISGVVSSTLLTAQNLTPDYVAGLSIGAWSAAVVAGVLAFEDAVRLVAYRGELMQNAYPTGYGMTALIGTDRAAVERWVKQIYEIAPEVFVANINAHNQIVISGSFEAMNQVAVLARQQGVVAKKLDVSVPSHCELLSQQAKQLAAAMEGVTLKQPKIRYLSGTTARTLSKPEQIGDDLAFNMSRTVDWESTIQAAWERGVRLQIEALPGTVLTTLARRTFKEGTVLSFQGTRIDSIQMAMQKEQENCFSF; encoded by the coding sequence ATGGCTTCAATTTGGGTATATCCGGGACAAGGTGTGCAACGAAGCAATATGCTGCACGATTTACCTCAAACTGCTCTGGTTAAAGAATACCTTGAGCGTGCATCGAATGCACTCAAAGAAGATGTCTTGATGTTGGATAGTCCGGTTGCATTGCAATCGACACGTGCAGTACAGCTTTGTTTACTGATTTCAGGTGTAGTGAGTTCTACACTATTAACTGCGCAAAACTTAACGCCTGATTATGTTGCGGGTCTATCGATTGGTGCATGGTCGGCTGCGGTTGTAGCAGGGGTTTTAGCCTTTGAGGATGCCGTTCGTTTGGTTGCCTATCGAGGTGAACTCATGCAAAACGCCTATCCAACAGGCTATGGTATGACTGCCCTGATTGGTACAGACCGTGCAGCTGTTGAAAGATGGGTCAAACAAATTTATGAAATAGCGCCAGAGGTGTTTGTCGCAAATATTAATGCACATAACCAGATCGTTATTTCAGGAAGCTTTGAAGCCATGAACCAAGTTGCTGTTTTGGCAAGGCAACAAGGCGTGGTGGCAAAAAAATTAGATGTATCGGTGCCATCGCACTGTGAATTATTAAGTCAGCAAGCAAAGCAACTTGCAGCGGCTATGGAGGGAGTGACTTTAAAGCAGCCTAAAATACGTTATTTAAGTGGTACAACGGCTCGTACGCTTAGCAAGCCAGAACAGATTGGTGATGACTTGGCTTTTAATATGAGTCGAACTGTAGATTGGGAAAGTACCATCCAAGCTGCATGGGAGCGAGGTGTGAGATTGCAGATCGAAGCTTTACCGGGAACGGTGCTTACTACACTTGCACGCCGAACATTTAAAGAAGGAACCGTGTTGTCATTTCAAGGGACACGCATAGACAGTATTCAGATGGCAATGCAAAAAGAACAGGAAAATTGTTTTTCTTTTTGA
- a CDS encoding malonate decarboxylase holo-ACP synthase produces the protein MVMKLELEAHDLLWGMTVDCLADDAPLWVKEVLQRGDPVVVRRAITPVDQVAVGVRGQFRYQRYAAQMPRIAVSKQLKPEALTHVDTQQFEHLAERLQSISSIMKNFSGCWGYTGSFGFELATGIKTVTEQSDIDLLIRAEQPFSKMQAIELLENFQQVGLNVDIQLQLPQGGLALKEWAGNSEKVLLKRSDDAVLVENPWN, from the coding sequence ATGGTCATGAAACTTGAGCTTGAAGCCCATGATTTACTGTGGGGCATGACGGTCGATTGCTTGGCCGATGATGCTCCACTTTGGGTGAAAGAGGTTTTGCAACGAGGTGATCCTGTTGTAGTTCGACGGGCAATTACTCCTGTAGATCAGGTGGCTGTGGGGGTAAGAGGACAATTTCGCTATCAACGATATGCTGCGCAAATGCCAAGAATTGCTGTTAGCAAACAGCTTAAACCCGAAGCGCTGACTCATGTAGATACGCAGCAGTTTGAGCACCTAGCAGAACGTTTACAGAGCATTTCCAGCATTATGAAAAACTTTTCAGGATGTTGGGGATATACAGGAAGTTTCGGATTTGAACTGGCAACGGGCATTAAAACAGTAACCGAGCAAAGTGACATAGATTTGTTGATTCGAGCTGAACAGCCTTTTAGCAAAATGCAGGCGATTGAGCTACTCGAAAATTTTCAGCAAGTAGGGCTGAATGTGGATATACAGCTTCAACTTCCACAAGGTGGTTTGGCGTTAAAAGAATGGGCTGGGAACAGTGAAAAAGTTCTATTGAAACGTTCTGATGATGCTGTTTTAGTAGAAAACCCATGGAATTAG
- the mdcE gene encoding biotin-independent malonate decarboxylase subunit gamma, whose protein sequence is MNIAVDTLKASTRGAHWFKAFTQGFKTVEGFPASVWVADGQIDQQAVRVIAVVQDSNNLFPRARQGEVGLLEGWNLAKAVDDVIQADVHSETKRGILCLVDVPSQAYGRREELLGIHQALAGAVDSYARARLAGHPVVSLLVGKSMSGAFLAHGYQANRIIALKDSGVMVHAMGKESAARVTLRSVDELEQLASSIPPMAYDIESYATLGLLSELLSVENPEQPTTDDLLLAKQVVAQAFKEINADQSRGLEQRLHGKNRQMSKKVRELLREQWS, encoded by the coding sequence ATGAATATCGCCGTTGATACATTAAAAGCATCTACACGTGGTGCACATTGGTTTAAAGCATTTACACAGGGCTTTAAGACAGTTGAAGGTTTTCCAGCTTCAGTTTGGGTGGCCGATGGTCAAATCGATCAGCAAGCGGTACGTGTGATTGCTGTTGTTCAAGACAGTAATAATCTGTTCCCTCGGGCAAGACAAGGTGAAGTTGGACTGCTGGAAGGCTGGAATTTAGCAAAAGCGGTTGATGACGTTATTCAAGCCGATGTTCATTCAGAAACTAAACGCGGCATTTTATGCTTGGTTGATGTCCCTAGTCAGGCCTACGGGCGCCGCGAAGAATTATTGGGTATTCATCAAGCTTTAGCGGGTGCAGTGGATAGTTATGCCAGAGCCAGATTGGCAGGCCATCCTGTTGTCAGTTTATTGGTTGGTAAGTCGATGTCGGGTGCTTTCTTGGCGCATGGATACCAAGCCAATCGTATTATTGCCTTAAAAGATTCAGGTGTTATGGTGCATGCGATGGGTAAGGAATCTGCTGCACGCGTTACCTTACGGTCAGTTGATGAGTTAGAGCAATTGGCATCAAGCATTCCTCCAATGGCTTATGACATTGAAAGTTATGCAACGCTGGGTTTGTTATCTGAACTGTTATCTGTTGAAAACCCTGAACAACCGACAACCGATGATCTACTGTTAGCGAAACAGGTGGTTGCTCAAGCATTTAAAGAAATTAATGCTGATCAATCTAGAGGATTGGAACAAAGGCTTCACGGCAAAAACCGTCAAATGTCTAAAAAGGTCCGTGAATTATTGCGCGAGCAATGGTCATGA
- a CDS encoding biotin-independent malonate decarboxylase subunit beta: MTDIQGLLNKQDFIELSARERTKSLLDAGSYKELLDPFARVMSPWLVKQNIVPQADDGVVIAKGSIQERPVVLISIEGLFQGGSLGEVGGAKIAGALELAVEDNLKGIPTAAILLLETGGVRLQEANLGLAAIAEIQAAIVNLRQYQPVIAVVAGSVGCFGGMSIAAGLCSYIVMTQEGRLGLNGPQVIEQEAGVQEYNAKDRPFIWSITGGNPRFASGLADAYVDDDRQKIRQQVIDYLIQGVPHQHRSSNYSFYLAKLQQVDTAEQITPAQVVALYQGEQA, from the coding sequence ATGACTGATATTCAAGGCTTGTTAAATAAACAAGATTTTATTGAACTTAGTGCAAGAGAACGTACGAAATCATTGTTAGATGCTGGTTCTTACAAAGAATTACTCGACCCATTTGCACGTGTCATGTCGCCTTGGCTCGTTAAGCAGAATATTGTGCCTCAAGCCGATGATGGTGTGGTGATTGCAAAAGGATCTATTCAAGAACGCCCAGTGGTTTTAATTTCAATTGAAGGTTTATTTCAAGGTGGAAGTTTAGGCGAGGTGGGTGGTGCCAAAATTGCAGGTGCCTTAGAACTTGCAGTTGAAGACAATCTGAAAGGGATTCCAACAGCGGCAATTTTATTGTTAGAGACGGGCGGCGTTCGCTTACAAGAAGCAAATTTAGGTTTGGCTGCAATTGCTGAAATTCAGGCTGCAATTGTGAACTTACGGCAGTATCAACCCGTGATTGCTGTGGTCGCAGGCAGTGTAGGGTGCTTTGGTGGCATGTCAATTGCGGCTGGTCTATGTAGCTATATTGTAATGACACAAGAAGGACGTTTAGGCTTAAATGGCCCGCAAGTGATTGAACAAGAAGCTGGTGTTCAAGAATATAATGCCAAAGATCGTCCATTTATATGGAGTATTACAGGTGGTAATCCGCGCTTCGCTAGTGGTTTGGCAGATGCTTATGTAGACGATGATCGTCAAAAAATTCGTCAGCAAGTTATCGATTATTTAATCCAAGGCGTGCCTCATCAGCATCGTAGTTCAAATTACTCATTCTATTTAGCGAAGCTACAACAAGTCGATACTGCTGAGCAAATTACTCCAGCACAGGTTGTGGCTTTGTATCAAGGAGAGCAAGCATGA
- a CDS encoding malonate decarboxylase subunit delta, with translation METLQFEFVATEPPIKKALVGCVGSGDLEILMEPGETGKASIHVVTSVDGSAARWHNLFERIFTAQIPPAVNIDIHDFGATPGVVRLRLEQALEEIAHD, from the coding sequence ATGGAAACACTTCAATTTGAATTTGTGGCCACAGAGCCACCGATAAAAAAAGCGTTGGTAGGATGTGTAGGCTCGGGTGATTTAGAAATTTTGATGGAACCCGGCGAAACAGGAAAAGCTTCAATTCACGTAGTGACTTCGGTAGATGGCAGTGCAGCACGTTGGCACAATCTTTTTGAGCGGATTTTTACTGCGCAAATACCACCAGCGGTCAATATTGATATTCATGACTTTGGTGCAACTCCCGGTGTCGTTCGCTTACGTTTGGAACAAGCATTGGAGGAGATTGCTCATGACTGA
- a CDS encoding triphosphoribosyl-dephospho-CoA synthase, whose protein sequence is MMAQFQYQTLSDSQLLADMAVEALIDEVNLTPKPALVDRRGSGAHDDLTLDLMERSAKSLGPMFEAMAQAAKHHGKVCLALREDIGEIGRQGENTMMLATNGVNTHRGAIWALGLMVTAAALARSNQQYLSAVELCQLAGQIAQLEDRFIPKQALSHGQQVQKRLGILGAKEQAQQGFPTIVNFGLKQLHQSRSRPMKEEFARLDALLAMMTDLTDTCVLYRSGTSGLKRMQQGAQQVLDLGGSSSLEGRRALHLLEIDLLRMKASAGGAADLLAATLFIDRVEQSSGKNKKGF, encoded by the coding sequence ATGATGGCACAATTTCAATATCAAACACTTAGCGATAGTCAGCTTTTAGCAGATATGGCGGTCGAAGCTTTGATTGATGAAGTTAATCTGACGCCTAAACCAGCTTTGGTTGATCGCCGTGGCAGTGGTGCACATGATGACCTGACTTTGGACTTAATGGAGCGCTCTGCGAAAAGTTTAGGACCCATGTTTGAGGCAATGGCCCAAGCTGCAAAGCATCATGGAAAAGTCTGTTTGGCCTTGCGTGAAGACATTGGAGAAATTGGTCGCCAAGGTGAAAACACCATGATGTTGGCGACAAATGGTGTCAATACACATCGCGGTGCAATTTGGGCATTAGGGTTAATGGTTACGGCAGCAGCATTGGCGCGCAGTAATCAGCAATATTTATCGGCTGTTGAGCTATGCCAGTTAGCAGGCCAGATTGCTCAGCTTGAAGATCGTTTTATTCCAAAGCAGGCTTTAAGTCATGGTCAGCAAGTACAAAAGAGATTAGGCATCTTAGGTGCAAAAGAACAGGCACAACAAGGCTTTCCAACTATTGTGAATTTTGGTTTAAAGCAACTTCATCAAAGTCGTAGTAGACCTATGAAAGAAGAGTTCGCGCGTTTAGATGCCTTACTTGCCATGATGACCGATCTGACTGATACATGTGTGCTTTATCGCTCTGGAACATCTGGTTTAAAACGTATGCAACAAGGTGCTCAGCAAGTACTGGATTTGGGCGGTAGCTCAAGCTTAGAAGGTCGACGTGCTTTGCATCTTTTAGAGATAGATCTGCTTCGGATGAAAGCTTCCGCTGGTGGTGCCGCAGATTTATTGGCAGCAACACTATTTATAGATCGTGTTGAGCAGTCATCTGGAAAAAATAAAAAGGGATTTTGA